The sequence TTCCTGCCCGGCGCGAAGATCGGTGTGGTCGGCCCGAACGGTGCCGGTAAGTCGACCGTGCTGAAGATCATGGCGGGGCTCGAGCAGCCGTCGAACGGCGACGCCTTCCTGTCGCCGGGCTACAGCGTCGGCATCCTCCTCCAGGAGCCCCCGCTCAACGAGGAGAAGACCGTCCTGGAGAACGTCCAGGAGGGTGTCGCCGAGATCAAGGGCAAGCTCGACCGGTTCAACGAGATCGCCGAGCTGATGGCCACCGACTACTCCGACGCGCTGCTCGACGAGATGGGCAAGCTGCAGGAGGAGCTGGACCACGCCAATGCCTGGGACCTCGACGCCCAGCTCGAGCAGGCCATGGACGCCCTCGGCTGCCCGCCCGGCGACTGGCCCGTCACCAACCTCTCCGGTGGTGAGAAGCGCCGCGTCGCGCTGTGCAAGCTGCTGCTGGAGCAGCCCGACCTGCTCCTCCTCGACGAGCCCACCAACCACCTCGACGCCGAGTCGGTGAACTGGCTGGAGCAGCACCTCGCCAAGTACCCGGGCACCGTCGTCGCGATCACCCACGACCGGTACTTCCTCGACAACGTCGCCGAGTGGATCCTCGAGCTGGACCGCGGCCGCGCCTACCCCTACGAGGGCAACTACTCCACCTACCTGGAGACCAAGGCCACCCGTCTGAAGGTCGAGGGCCAGAAGGACGCCAAGCGGCAGAAGCGTCTCAAGGAAGAGCTGGAGTGGGTCCGCTCCAACGCCAAGGGACGCCAGGCCAAGTCCAAGGCGCGTCTGGCCCGGTACGAGGAGATGGCCGCCGAAGCGGAGAAGATGCGCAAGCTGGACTTCGAGGAGATCCAGATTCCGCCGGGCCCGCGCCTCGGCAACGTGGTCGTCGAGATCGACAAGCTCAACAAGGCCTTCGGCGAGAAGGTCCTCGTCGACGGGCTGAGCTTCACGCTGCCGCGCAACGGCATCGTGGGCGTCATCGGCCCGAACGGTGCCGGCAAGACGACGCTCTTCAAGATGATCCAGGGCCTGGAGACCCCGGACTCCGGCGACATCAAGGTCGGCGAGACGGTGAAGATCTCGTACGTCGACCAGGGCCGCGCCAACCTCGACCCGAAGAAGACGCTGTGGGAGGTCGTGTCCGACGGGCTCGACTACATCAACGTCGGTCAGGTCGAGATGCCGTCCCGGGCGTACGTGTCCGCCTTCGGTTTCAAGGGGCCGGACCAGCAGAAGCCGACCGGTGTCCTGTCCGGTGGTGAGCGCAACCGCCTCAACCTGGCGCTGACCCTCAAGCAGGGCGGCAACCTGCTGCTCCTCGACGAGCCCACCAACGACCTCGACGTCGAGACCCTCAGCAGCCTCGAGAACGCCCTGCTGGACTTCCCGGGCTGCGCCGTCGTCGTCTCCCACGACCGGTGGTTCCTCGACCGCGTCGCCACGCACATCCTCGCCTACGAGGGTGAGTCGCGGTGGTTCTGGTTCGAGGGCAACTTCGAGTCGTACGAGAAGAACAAGATCGAGCGGCTCGGGCCGGACGCCGCGCGTCCGCACCGCGCCACCTACAAGAAGCTGACCCGGGGCTGATCGGTCTTGCGGCACATCTACCGCTGTGCGCTGCGCTGGTCGGACATGGACGCCTACGGCCATGTCAACAACGCGGTCTTCCTGCGCTATCTGGAGGAAGCCCGCATCGACTTCATGTCCGGCCGGCCCGCGCAGTCCAAGGAGGGCTCCGTGGTGGCCCGCCATGAGATCGACTACCGGCGCCAGCTCGTCTACCGGCCCACGCCCGTGGACATCGAGCTGTGGGTCACGGAGATCAGAGCCGTGTCCTTCACCGTCTCCTACGAGGTGAAGGACGAGGACGCGGTCTACGTACGGGCCTCGACCGTGGTCGTGCCGTTCGACTTCGAGGCCCAGCGCCCGCGTCGGATCACCCCGGAGGAGCGCGAGTTCCTCGAGCAGTACACGGCCGAGGCCGGGGAGGCTGTCGCCGCATGACGGTGCTGCACCTGGCCGACGAGACGGAGGCGGCGGACCTCGCCGCCTTCCTCTCCCGGCTGCTCCACTACGACCGTGGAGCCGCGGTGCGCCTGCAGGCGGCCGGTACGACGCTCGCCGTCTTCGGCCGGCCCCCCTCCTTCGAGGTGCTGGCCGTGCGCGCGGTGCGGCTGGCCAAGCCGTACGAGGACGGGCTCGAGGTCACCCTCGACGTGACCGTCTCCGCCGGTGAGCTGCTGGAGTCGGTGGACGAGCGCGCGGCCACCGCCGCCGTCCCGGCCGCCGTCACCGGGCCGCCGTGGGCCGGGATGCTGCCGCCGCGCGGCGGCTGGCGTCCGCTGCCGGGACTGCCCGGCCCGGACGCGCTGCGGGCGACCGTCGCCGCCGCGGTCACCGAATTCCGGTCGCGCACGGAGGAACTGGCGCCGGACGGCCGTACCCGCGCCGAGCTGGACCGGATCGGGCGGGACATCTGGTCCCGGGAGATCGGCCGGACCGGGCTGCCGGTGCGGGCCGTGCACGCCGCGCAGTCGCTGGGCTTCCTGCGCCCGGGCACGCGGTCGGCGGACACCGGGCTGTTCTCCTCGGGGGCATGGCTGCGGCTGCGCACCCCGTACGGGTCCGTCGCCGTCCGGCGCGCCGGGCTCGGCCCGCTCGGCGTCAGCGTCCGCTGAGCGAGCCCGGACGCCGGGGGGAGCGTCAGTCCGGGGTGTTCACCATCGACTGGGCGGCGTACGTCAGGTAGTTCCACAGCGTCCGCTCGTGCTCCTCGGAGAGCCCGAGTTCGTCGACTGCCACCCGCATGCGACCCAGCCACGCGTCGTGCGCCGCCCGGTCCACCGTGAACGGCGCGTGCCGCATGCGCAGCCGGGGGTGGCCGCGCATCTCGCTGTAGGTGCTGGGGCCGCCCCAGTACTGCATCAGGAACAGGGTCATCCGCTCCTCGGCGGGGCCCAGGTCCTCCTCCGGGTACATCGGCCGAAGGATCGGGTCCTCGGCGACTCCCTCGTAGAAACGGTGCACGAGCCGACGGAAGGTCTCTTCCCCGCCGACCTGCTCGTAGAAGGTCTGCTCCTGAAGCGTGCCGCGCCGAATCTCATTCACCTGTACATCGTCTCAGACAGGGTGACCCAGGACTCAAGGCTTAGGACCCAGGGGACATCCAGGGATATCGAGGGGCATTCAGAATCATCGGGACTCATTGACACTCATTACTATGGATCCATGGGTGCGTACGACACCGAGACCGACCGCCTGGCCGCCGCCGGGCGGGCCGCGCTGGTGCGGGAGATCGACGCCGGCGGAGTCTGGGCCGAGGACCCGGTGTGGCGGAAGACGTTCGCCGCCGTGCCCCGGCATCTGTTCGTGCCGTACTACTACGTCGCCGAGCGGGGCGGCTACCGGCGCCGCTGGGGCGAGAGCCCCGACCGGCGGGCCCGTGTGCACTGGGTGCGCGGCGCCTACGCGGACGCCCCGCTGGCCACCCGGATGCGCGACGGTGAACTGGTCTCCTCCAGCAGCCAGCCCTCCCTGATGGCCCGGATGCTGGTCGCACTGCGCGTCGAGGACGGCGACCGGGTCCTGGAGGTGGGCGCCGGAACCGGCTACAACGCGGCCCTGCTCGCCCACCGGCTCGGCGACGACGACCTCGTCACCACGATCGATCTGGAGCCGGAGATCACCGAGTCGGCCCGCCGGCACCTGGACGCGGCCGGCTTCCACCCGGCCGTCGTCACGGGCGACGGAGCGCGCGGAGTGCCCGAACGCGCCCCCTTCGACCGGATCATCGCCACCTGCGCGCTGCCCACGGTCCCGCGCGCCTGGCTCGCCCAGTGCCGCCCCGGCGCCCGGATCCTGACCCCGCTGGCCACCGGTGTGCTGGCGCTGACGGTCCGGGACCCGGAACACGCCGAGGGCCGTTTCCTGCCGACGGCCGCCTACTTCGTACCGCTGCGCGGCGGCCGGCCGGTGTCGGAGGGGGTGTCGCCGGCCGGGCTGCCGGACCGGGTCCGCGAGCAGGGGACGTTCCGCTTCCTGTTCGCCCTGACCCGGCGCACTCTCGACCCGCACGCGGCCTGTGCGCTGTGGGAGCGCGAGGACATGCCGGAGCGCGAGCGGTACGGCGTCACGGTCGCCGGCGAGCACGCCTGGGCGTGGCTGGACGACCCGCAGGGACCGTACATCTGGCCCCTGCCCTGACCCCGGTCCCGACCCGGCGCCGGTCCTGCCCCCGGGGCCGGATCAGCCCCGGTGGACGGTGATCGTCGTCCAGGCGCCCACGTGCACCCGGTCGCCGTCCTGCAGCGGGACCGGCACGAACGGCTGGATCGGTTCCTCGGACATGTTGACGGTGGTGCCGTTCGTCGAGTTCTGGTCGACGACCGCCCAGCTGCCGTTCGGCTGCTGCACCAGCACCGCGTGCTGGTGCGAGACGCCCGGGTCCTCCGGCGGCACCGCGAGGTCGATGTCGGGGGTGTCGCCGGTGGAGTGCCGGCGGCGGCCGATGGTGATCTGGTTGCCGCTGAGCGTGCGCTGCTGCTCGGGCGAGTACGCGGGCAGGTTGAGACCCGCGGCCTCGGGACCCGAGCGCTGCATCATCGCCATGAAGTACTCACGGTCCGGGCCGATCGTCGCCGTCCACGTCGCCGGACCGGCGGCCGGGGCCGGGGGCTGCGCGAAGCCGGTGCCGGGCGCGGACTGCGCGTAGGGGGCCTGCGGGTAGCCGTACCCGCCGCCGGGGCCGCCGGGCACCGGTCCCTGTGCCGGTCCGTCGGACGACGGCGGGGAGATCACCCAGTCGTCGTCACCGCCGCCGAAGGAGGGGCCGCCGGCGGGCGGCCGGCCGCTCTCGTCCGGGAAGGCGGGCGGTGCGGGCGGTGCGGGCTGCCCGAACGCCTGCGGGGCACCACCGGGACCGGCGGGCGGGGTCGGCCCGGGCGGCGGCGGGACCGGACGCGAGGGGTCGCCGCCGAAGGCCGAGGGGCCGGGCGCGCCGGGGCCGCCCTGGGGCGGGCCGGGGGGAGTGGGGGCACCGGGAGCGGAGGGCTCACGGCCGAAGGGGTCACCGGGACCGGACGACGGCCCACGGCCGAAGGACGGCGGACCGGAGGGAGCGCCGGGACCACCGGGGCCCTGACCCTGACCCTGACCCTGTGTCTGGCCCGGGATCTGGGCGCCGCCGAACCCGGACGGGCCGCCGGGACCCTGTCCCGCACCCTGCCCCGGGATCTGGGCGCCGAAGCCGGAAGGAGCACCGGAACCCGGGCCCTGGCCCGGGCCCTGCGCACCACCGAAGGCGGGCGGACCGGGCGGACCCGACGGGCC comes from Streptomyces sp. FXJ1.172 and encodes:
- a CDS encoding acyl-CoA thioesterase, translating into MRHIYRCALRWSDMDAYGHVNNAVFLRYLEEARIDFMSGRPAQSKEGSVVARHEIDYRRQLVYRPTPVDIELWVTEIRAVSFTVSYEVKDEDAVYVRASTVVVPFDFEAQRPRRITPEEREFLEQYTAEAGEAVAA
- a CDS encoding FHA domain-containing protein produces the protein MPTCPNGHQSGSDDWCEVCGHRMAGAVPPPPPPPPPAAGGYGFPPPAGPGGPGAQAGARPPAAPSPEAELCPQCRTPREGGAPFCEECRWNFLTNTATSYTPAAPRPPQPRFQPPSATYGGGDGYEYQGSRPSQVNRPAEPIPSFGSEPSGPTPFGGERPPSGPPTSPGPSGPPGPPAFGGAQGPGQGPGSGAPSGFGAQIPGQGAGQGPGGPSGFGGAQIPGQTQGQGQGQGPGGPGAPSGPPSFGRGPSSGPGDPFGREPSAPGAPTPPGPPQGGPGAPGPSAFGGDPSRPVPPPPGPTPPAGPGGAPQAFGQPAPPAPPAFPDESGRPPAGGPSFGGGDDDWVISPPSSDGPAQGPVPGGPGGGYGYPQAPYAQSAPGTGFAQPPAPAAGPATWTATIGPDREYFMAMMQRSGPEAAGLNLPAYSPEQQRTLSGNQITIGRRRHSTGDTPDIDLAVPPEDPGVSHQHAVLVQQPNGSWAVVDQNSTNGTTVNMSEEPIQPFVPVPLQDGDRVHVGAWTTITVHRG
- the ettA gene encoding energy-dependent translational throttle protein EttA yields the protein MAEYIYTMRKTRKAHGDKVILDDVSLNFLPGAKIGVVGPNGAGKSTVLKIMAGLEQPSNGDAFLSPGYSVGILLQEPPLNEEKTVLENVQEGVAEIKGKLDRFNEIAELMATDYSDALLDEMGKLQEELDHANAWDLDAQLEQAMDALGCPPGDWPVTNLSGGEKRRVALCKLLLEQPDLLLLDEPTNHLDAESVNWLEQHLAKYPGTVVAITHDRYFLDNVAEWILELDRGRAYPYEGNYSTYLETKATRLKVEGQKDAKRQKRLKEELEWVRSNAKGRQAKSKARLARYEEMAAEAEKMRKLDFEEIQIPPGPRLGNVVVEIDKLNKAFGEKVLVDGLSFTLPRNGIVGVIGPNGAGKTTLFKMIQGLETPDSGDIKVGETVKISYVDQGRANLDPKKTLWEVVSDGLDYINVGQVEMPSRAYVSAFGFKGPDQQKPTGVLSGGERNRLNLALTLKQGGNLLLLDEPTNDLDVETLSSLENALLDFPGCAVVVSHDRWFLDRVATHILAYEGESRWFWFEGNFESYEKNKIERLGPDAARPHRATYKKLTRG
- a CDS encoding methyltransferase domain-containing protein, whose translation is MGAYDTETDRLAAAGRAALVREIDAGGVWAEDPVWRKTFAAVPRHLFVPYYYVAERGGYRRRWGESPDRRARVHWVRGAYADAPLATRMRDGELVSSSSQPSLMARMLVALRVEDGDRVLEVGAGTGYNAALLAHRLGDDDLVTTIDLEPEITESARRHLDAAGFHPAVVTGDGARGVPERAPFDRIIATCALPTVPRAWLAQCRPGARILTPLATGVLALTVRDPEHAEGRFLPTAAYFVPLRGGRPVSEGVSPAGLPDRVREQGTFRFLFALTRRTLDPHAACALWEREDMPERERYGVTVAGEHAWAWLDDPQGPYIWPLP
- a CDS encoding globin, whose product is MNEIRRGTLQEQTFYEQVGGEETFRRLVHRFYEGVAEDPILRPMYPEEDLGPAEERMTLFLMQYWGGPSTYSEMRGHPRLRMRHAPFTVDRAAHDAWLGRMRVAVDELGLSEEHERTLWNYLTYAAQSMVNTPD